In Citrus sinensis cultivar Valencia sweet orange chromosome 2, DVS_A1.0, whole genome shotgun sequence, a single genomic region encodes these proteins:
- the LOC102619261 gene encoding O-fucosyltransferase 23 has product MDLLFSCKSSRLFCSHPNLGSLTCKCLVLVVVALFVRIAWLPSFFGFVGIEPKNVEFIQTRYLSTDSDFGIRKDKFLEVPQIVWGLNNQKIAFARACLTARLLNRTLLMPSLSASLFYKEVDLLQPISFDKVFQFQRFNSLCSGFVQLGRYSDVLNRTNVFELQKGSGRKWTAERDMDQLIESTEDSIDGYEVIRVVGKNPFLWHDHWPVKDYARIFECLVLVDEIAKEADKVVSKIREVGRDIRSNAESSQNGADSKDSSAQQIPYVAVHMRIEIDWMIHCKKLEQRSNISQICSSKEEIVERVGNIVGPKTPTVLYLAVADSLLKDSSILSGWKEGLHPVEKKKLGVDGIYGMYPYLIQSAIDYEVCLRADVFVGNSFSTFSNLIVLERTQRMMRMGVNSSCGVDIRWPSYAYNILGESNGARRWMTNMSDSSLRAISYGSNAISCSES; this is encoded by the coding sequence ATGGATTTGTTATTTAGTTGTAAAAGTTCAAGATTGTTTTGCTCTCACCCAAATTTGGGTTCTTTGACATGCAAATGTCTTGTTTTGGTTGTTGTTGCTCTGTTTGTGCGAATTGCATGGCTGCCTTCCTTCTTTGGATTTGTTGGGATTGAACCGAAGAACGTTGAATTTATCCAAACTCGATATTTGTCTACGGATTCTGATTTTGGAATTCGTAAAGATAAGTTCTTAGAGGTTCCTCAAATTGTATGGGGACTAAACAATCAAAAGATTGCATTTGCAAGGGCTTGTTTGACTGCTAGATTGCTAAACCGTACTCTTTTGATGCCTAGCTTAAGCGCTTCATTGTTTTACAAGGAAGTTGATCTGTTGCAGCCAATTTCCTTCGATAAGGTGTTCCAATTTCAAAGGTTTAATTCTCTCTGTAGTGGGTTTGTTCAATTGGGTCGTTATTCTGATGTTTTGAATCGAACTAATGTTTTTGAGCTTCAGAAGGGAAGTGGAAGGAAATGGACTGCTGAGAGAGATATGGATCAGTTGATTGAGTCCACAGAGGATTCAATTGATGGGTATGAAGTGATTCGGGTGGTTGGAAAGAATCCATTTTTGTGGCACGATCATTGGCCTGTTAAGGACTATGCAAGGATATTTGAATGCTTGGTTTTAGTTGATGAAATAGCAAAAGAAGCTGATAAAGTTGTGTCTAAGATTAGAGAGGTAGGAAGAGACATTAGAAGCAATGCCGAGTCTTCACAAAATGGCGCAGACTCTAAAGATTCCTCAGCACAGCAGATTCCTTATGTTGCAGTTCACATGAGGATAGAGATAGACTGGATGATTCATTGTAAGAAGTTGGAGCAACGATCAAACATAAGCCAGATTTGTAGTAGCAAGGAGGAGATTGTGGAGAGAGTCGGAAACATTGTGGGTCCGAAAACTCCAACTGTTCTTTACCTTGCAGTGGCTGATAGCCTCCTTAAAGATTCTTCTATATTGAGTGGTTGGAAAGAAGGCTTGCATCCTgttgagaagaagaaattgggTGTCGATGGAATTTACGGTATGTATCCGTATCTCATTCAGTCAGCAATAGACTATGAAGTGTGCCTAAGGGCTGACGTCTTTGTGGGCAACAGTTTCTCCACATTTTCAAATCTTATAGTTCTTGAGAGAACACAAAGGATGATGAGAATGGGAGTTAATAGCTCATGTGGTGTGGATATAAGATGGCCTTCTTATGCTTATAATATATTAGGAGAATCAAATGGTGCTAGGAGATGGATGACAAATATGTCCGATTCAAGCCTTCGAGCCATCAGTTATGGTTCTAATGCAATCTCGTGTTCAGAGTCATGA
- the LOC102618748 gene encoding E3 ubiquitin-protein ligase RSL1, protein MEDQDIVVDESSVKIVREVRLEEDEEEFRSCCEDDEVWKETEDVAVKEVVKEDLDEFSVKMFFKGMSITEVGESGSGFSGIGVVMERSFNIPIMQVQKKLDFFVEESVADYLALMDGLITAVQNKIRCVYAFTDSELLYDQITREEKLDIPLLVALRQRILEYTSNLEAFVLKLVPSIELERPLRLAQIAVGIVSSPSQGDKSPENCSICCEDKPYPMMITMKCSHKFCSHCMRTYIDGKVQSSQVPIRCPQLRCKYFISTVECKSFLPLSSYESLETALAEANILHSDRIYCPFPNCSVLLDPRECLSARASSSSQSDSSCVECPVCERFICVECGVPWHSSLSCEEYQNLPLEERDAGDITLHRLAQNKRWRRCQQCRRMIELTHGCYHMTCWCGHEFCYSCGAEYRDGQQTCQCAFWDEDNSEELTQSVHESEQSAWETFNSLPMIMDAYSDQERSQLALIQRFLAGGFSLSDHHPYQSPPRCTDSYGDAMKDLHQLPWLERFVSVISDTYYEDYMQ, encoded by the exons ATGGAGGATCAAGATATAGTTGTGGATGAATCTTCAGTGAAAATAGTCAGAGAAGTGAGATTAGAAGAAGATGAGGAAGAGTTTAGGAGCTGTTGTGAAGACGATGAAGTATGGAAGGAGACTGAAGATGTGGCGGTGAAGGAAGTAGTGAAGGAGGATCTTGATGAATTTTCAGTGAAGATGTTCTTCAAGGGCATGTCAATAACTGAGGTTGGGGAGTCTGGTTCTGGATTCTCTGGAATTGGTGTGGTCATGGAGAGATCATTTAATATTCCCATTATGCAAGTGCAAAAGAAGCTTGATTTCTTTGTGGAGGAATCTGTGGCTGATTATTTAGCTCTAATGGATGGTCTTATCACAGCAGTGCAGAATAAAATCCGCTGTGTGTATGCTTTTACGGATTCTGAGTTGTTGTATGATCAG ATTACACGTGAGGAAAAACTTGACATTCCGCTTTTGGTAGCACTGAGACAAAGAATCTTAGAATATACCAGTAATCTTGAAGCTTTTGTCTTAAAGCTCGTTCCCAGCATTGAGCTTGAGAGGCCATTGAGATTAGCTCAAATAGCAGTCGGTATTGTCTCTTCTCCGTCCCAGGGTGATAAATCACCGGAAAACTGTTCTATCTGCTGTGAGGACAAGCCTTATCCAATGATGATCACAATGAAATGTTCCCACAAGTTCTGTTCGCATTGTATGAGAACCTATATTGATGGGAAAGTGCAGTCATCTCAGGTTCCAATCAGATGTCCTCAGTTGAGAtgtaaatatttcatttccaCTGTAGAGTGCAAATCGTTTCTGCCACTCAGTTCATATGAATCATTGGAGACAGCCCTTGCAGAAGCAAATATCCTCCACTCAGATAGAATCTACTGCCCCTTTCCTAATTGTTCTGTCCTGCTTGATCCTCGTGAATGTTTGTCAGCTAGGGCAAGTTCATCAAGTCAGTCTGATAGTAGCTGTGTTGAGTGCCCAGTTTGTGAAAGATTTATCTGTGTGGAATGTGGGGTTCCTTGGCATTCTTCATTGAGCTGTGAAGAGTACCAGAATCTCCCTTTGGAGGAGAGAGATGCAGGGGACATAACCTTGCATCGGTTGGCACAAAACAAAAGGTGGAGGCGTTGCCAGCAGTGCCGCAGGATGATTGAGCTCACTCATGGTTGCTATCACATGACCTGCTG GTGTGGACATGAGTTCTGCTATTCTTGTGGTGCTGAATATAGAGACGGCCAACAGACCTGCCAATGTGCCTTTTGGGATGAAGACAATTCAGAAGAGTTGACCCAATCTGTCCATGAATCAGAACAATCAGCTTGGGAAACTTTCAATTCTCTCCCCATGATTATGGATGCTTACTCAGACCAAGAAAGATCACAGCTGGCGCTAATCCAAAGATTCCTTGCTGGCGGTTTCAGTCTTAGTGATCATCATCCTTACCAATCACCACCCCGCTGTACAGACTCTTATGGAGATGCAATGAAGGATCTTCATCAACTTCCTTGGCTTGAAAGGTTCGTCTCTGTGATAAGTGATACCTACTATGAAGATTATATGCAGTGA
- the LOC102618469 gene encoding probable zinc transporter 10: protein MDTSLVKLISIFFIIISIFIPQALSQSDDECGEDTSSCNDKSAALPLKIIAIVTILITSMIGVCLPLFTRWIPALHPDRNLFVVVKAFAAGIILATGFMHVLPDSFDMLTSSCLKDNPWHKFPFSGFVAMLSAIATLMVDSLATSIYSKKCNSGVIPEAGERDQERAVASFGHVHGHAHGLSPDPKDADSNQQLLRYRVIAMVLELGIVVHSIVIGLSVGATNNTCTIKGLIAALCFHQMFEGMGLGGCILQAEYKLMKRLVMVFFFSVTTPFGIALGIALSKTYKENSPSSLITVGLLNASSAGLLIYMALVDLLSADFMGPKLQGNIKLQVKSYAAVLLGAGGMSLMAKWA, encoded by the exons ATGGACACTTCACTTGTCAAACTCATCTccattttcttcatcatcatctccatCTTCATACCCCAAGCTCTTTCACAATCCGATGACGAATGTGGCGAAGACACCAGTTCTTGCAACGACAAATCAGCGGCGTTGCCTCTCAAGATCATAGCCATTGTTACTATCTTAATCACTAGCATGATTGGTGTCTGTTTACCGCTGTTCACACGTTGGATCCCGGCTCTGCACCCTGATAGAAACCTTTTCGTTGTCGTTAAGGCTTTCGCAGCTGGAATTATTCTAGCCACTGGATTCATGCACGTGTTGCCTGATTCATTTGACATGCTTACCTCTAGTTGCTTGAAAGATAATCCTTGGCACAAGTTCCCGTTTTCGGGATTTGTTGCCATGTTGTCTGCCATCGCAACCCTAATGGTGGACTCATTGGCCACCAGTATTTATAGCAAGAAATGCAATTCTGGGGTTATTCCTGAAGCCGGCGAGCGAGACCAAGAGAGAGCCGTGGCGAGCTTTGGACACGTCCATGGCCATGCCCATGGCCTAAGTCCTGATCCAAAAGATGCAGATTCTAACCAGCAACTGCTTCGTTATCGTGTTATCGCCATG GTATTGGAACTTGGAATTGTTGTTCATTCAATTGTGATAGGACTCTCAGTTGGAGCCACAAACAATACTTGCACCATTAAAGGTCTCATTGCTGCCCTTTGCTTCCATCAAATGTTTGAAGGAATGGGCCTAGGTGGTTGCATTCTTCAG GCGGAGTACAAGTTGATGAAGAGGCTTGTAATGGTGTTCTTCTTCTCTGTAACAACTCCATTTGGAATTGCACTTGGGATTGCCTTGTCAAAAACTTACAAAGAGAATAGTCCGAGTTCATTGATCACCGTTGGATTGCTGAACGCTTCATCAGCTGGGCTTTTGATCTACATGGCTTTGGTTGATCTTCTGTCGGCTGATTTTATGGGTCCAAAGTTGCAGGGAAACATCAAACTCCAGGTTAAATCATATGCTGCTGTTCTTTTGGGTGCTGGTGGCATGTCCCTTATGGCTAAATGGGCTTAA